The genomic DNA TGGCGAGGGTGAAGCCGAGGGCCGCCCCGAGGGCGAAGACCACCCCCTCCAGGAAGGAATGCTCCTTCTGGATGTTGAGGACGGCCAGGCCGAGCACAGCGCAGTTGGTGGTGATCAGGGGGAGGAAGATGCCCAGGGCCTGGTAGAGGACCGGGCTGACCTTCTGGATGACCATCTCCACGAGCTGCACCAGGGAGGCGATCACCAGGATAAAGGCGATGGTCTGCAGGTACTCGATCTCGAAGGGGATGAGGACGAAGTACTGGATGAACCAGGTCACCACGGTGGCCACGGTCATGACGAAAGTCACCGCCATGCCCATGCCGAGGGCGGTCTCCACCTTCTTGGACACCCCGAGGAAGGGGCAGATTCCCAGAAAGCGGGCCAGCACGAAGTTGTTGACGAAAATCGCGCTGACGAGAATGAGAAGCAGTTCCACCATTTACCGGCGACGTCCTTGGCGCATATTAATGGTTTGTAAAATGGTCAGACCACTCTTATAAAACAAGCGGCGTGACCATGTCAATCGGTATTACCAGAAAAATTCCTAACCAAATTACTCCGGCCACCCTCTCCGGTTTTTTGTGGCCAGACCCATGAAGAGTATTATATATATAACCACCGGCAGGGGGAACATTGCCCCGGCCACCGCGAACGACACCAACCCATGAACTCTCTGCAAGGGGGAAAGCGATGAACCACCAGAAATCCTCGGCCCTGTTCGCCCAGGCCAAGCAGATCATTCCCGGCGGGGTCAACAGCCCGGTCCGGGCCTTCAAGTCCGTCGGCTGCGA from Desulfuromonas sp. includes the following:
- the rsxA gene encoding electron transport complex subunit RsxA → MVELLLILVSAIFVNNFVLARFLGICPFLGVSKKVETALGMGMAVTFVMTVATVVTWFIQYFVLIPFEIEYLQTIAFILVIASLVQLVEMVIQKVSPVLYQALGIFLPLITTNCAVLGLAVLNIQKEHSFLEGVVFALGAALGFTLAMVLFAGLRERVDLGPVPASFRGSAIALVTAGLLSLAFMGFAGLVKG